A stretch of Aphelocoma coerulescens isolate FSJ_1873_10779 chromosome 1A, UR_Acoe_1.0, whole genome shotgun sequence DNA encodes these proteins:
- the TUBAL3 gene encoding tubulin alpha chain-like 3, which translates to MRECISIHIGQAGVQMGNACWELYCLEHGIQADGTIPGSKQVKSMDPNPEQVDSSFETFFCETASGKHVPRAVFIDLEPTVIDEIRTGTYHGLFHPEQLISGKEDAANNYARGHYTIGKEIIDTVLSRIRKMADQCSGLQGFLVFHSFGGGTGSGFTSLLMERLSVEYSKKSKLEFSVYPAPQVSTAVVEPYNSILTTHTTLEHSDCSFMVDNEAIYDICHRNLDIERPTYTNLNRLIGQIVSSVTASLRFNGALNVDLIEFQTNLVPYPRIHFPLTTYAPIISAEKAYHEQLSVPEITNACFEFSNQMVKCDPRRGKYMACCLLYRGDVVPKDVNAAIAAIKTRRSIQFVDWCPTGFKVGINYQPPTVVPGGDLAKVQRAVCMLSNTTAIAEAWARLDHKFDLMYAKRAFVHWYVGEGMEEGEFSEAREDLAALEKDYEEVGRDSADGEEDEGDEDEY; encoded by the exons ATG AGGGAGTGCATTTCCATCCACATCGGGCAGGCCGGAGTGCAGATGGGCAATGCCTGCTGGGAGCTCTACTGCCTGGAGCACGGCATCCAGGCCGACGGGACCATTCCTGGCTCCAAGCAGGTGAAATCCATGGATCCCAACCCTGAGCAAGTGGATTCCTCGTTCGAGACCTTCTTCTGCGAGACAGCATCTGGCAAACACGTGCCCCGGGCGGTGTTCATAGACTTGGAGCCCACTGTCATTG aTGAGATCCGGACCGGGACCTACCACGGGCTCTTCCACCCGGAGCAGCTCATCAGTGGCAAGGAAGACGCCGCCAACAACTACGCCCGCGGCCACTACACCATTGGCAAGGAGATCATCGACACCGTGCTCAGCAGGATTCGCAAAATG GCTGACCAGTGCAGCGGACTCCAAGGCTTCCTGGTCTTCCACAGCTTTGGAGGAGGCACCGGCTCCGGCTTCACCTCGCTCCTCATGGAGCGCCTCTCCGTGGAGTACAGCAAGAAATCCAAGCTGGAATTCTCGGTGTACCCGGCCCCGCAGGTCTCCACAGCCGTGGTGGAGCCCTACAACTCCATCCTCACCACCCACACCACGCTGGAGCACTCGGACTGCTCCTTCATGGTGGACAACGAGGCCATCTACGACATCTGCCACCGCAACCTGGACATCGAGCGCCCCACCTACACCAACCTCAACCGCCTCATCGGGCAGATCGTGTCCTCCGTCACCGCCTCGCTGAGGTTCAACGGGGCCCTCAACGTCGACCTGATCGAATTCCAGACCAACCTGGTGCCGTACCCGCGCATCCACTTCCCGCTCACCACCTACGCCCCCATCATCTCGGCGGAGAAGGCCTACCACGAGCAGCTCTCCGTGCCGGAGATCACCAACGCCTGCTTCGAGTTCTCCAACCAGATGGTCAAGTGCGACCCTCGCCGGGGCAAGTACATGGCGTGCTGCCTGCTGTACCGCGGCGACGTCGTCCCCAAGGACGTCAACGCCGCCATCGCCGCCATCAAGACGCGCCGCTCCATCCAGTTCGTGGACTGGTGTCCCACCGGTTTCAAGGTGGGCATCAACTACCAGCCGCCCACGGTGGTGCCCGGGGGGGACCTGGCCAAGGTGCAGCGCGCCGTGTGCATGCTGAGCAACACCACGGCCATCGCCGAGGCCTGGGCCCGCCTGGACCACAAGTTTGACCTGATGTACGCCAAGAGGGCCTTCGTGCACTGGTACGTGGGGGAGGGCATGGAGGAGGGGGAGTTCTCCGAGGCCAGGGAGGACCTGGCGGCCCTGGAGAAGGATTATGAGGAGGTCGGAAGGGACTCGGCAGATGGAGAGGAGGATGAGGGTGATGAGGATGAGTATTGA